A single region of the Streptomyces sp. NBC_01262 genome encodes:
- a CDS encoding DUF742 domain-containing protein: protein MTHWAYENAAGDADDEPLVRPYTITRGRTSAGRDDLTLITVITAVGDGALPEPAASRGLQPEHRTVLGLCRVPVAVAEIAAGLDLPVSVTKILLGDLIGAGLARARPPATFMTEDGAPDMALLQAVRDGLRKL from the coding sequence GTGACCCATTGGGCCTATGAGAACGCCGCCGGCGACGCCGACGACGAACCTCTGGTCCGGCCGTACACGATCACCCGCGGCCGTACCTCCGCGGGCCGTGACGACCTGACCCTGATCACCGTCATCACCGCGGTCGGCGACGGCGCCCTGCCGGAACCGGCCGCCTCCCGCGGGCTGCAGCCCGAGCACCGGACGGTCCTCGGCCTGTGCCGCGTGCCCGTGGCGGTGGCCGAGATCGCCGCCGGGCTGGACCTGCCGGTGTCCGTCACCAAGATCCTGCTCGGCGATCTCATCGGCGCCGGCCTCGCCCGCGCCCGTCCCCCAGCCACCTTCATGACCGAAGACGGAGCTCCCGACATGGCACTTCTGCAGGCGGTGAGAGATGGGCTCCGCAAGCTTTAA
- a CDS encoding ABC transporter ATP-binding protein, translated as MRLEGVGRRYGVRGPWVLRDVDLELTGPALLRVDGANGTGKSTVLRIVAGLDRPTAGRVLGRPRRTAYVPERFPPALPFDAYGYLVHLGRVHGLRGAVAGRRAAEWLERFGIGGYARTPLSRLSKGTSQKVAVAQALLAEPELLVLDEAWTGLDGAARGTLDDAVRARVAAGGTVVFVDHDPLRLAGEASAVRRVEQGRLVAVPVTAAVAGPDPEVRVIVEAVGAGEPPALPGGVRAVYGTAGPGRVRITVPAGESDAVLRALLGADPAWRIRSVRPEDDGSGS; from the coding sequence GTGCGGCTGGAGGGCGTCGGCCGGCGCTACGGGGTGCGCGGCCCCTGGGTGCTGCGCGACGTCGACCTGGAGCTGACCGGCCCCGCCCTGCTCCGGGTCGACGGGGCCAACGGCACCGGCAAGTCCACCGTCCTGCGGATCGTCGCCGGCCTGGACCGCCCCACCGCGGGGCGCGTCCTCGGGCGCCCGCGCCGCACCGCGTACGTCCCCGAACGCTTCCCGCCCGCCCTGCCCTTCGACGCGTACGGCTACCTGGTGCACCTCGGGCGCGTGCACGGCCTGCGGGGCGCGGTGGCCGGGCGGCGCGCAGCCGAGTGGCTGGAGCGCTTCGGCATCGGCGGGTACGCCCGTACGCCGCTCAGCCGGCTGTCCAAGGGCACCAGCCAGAAGGTCGCCGTGGCCCAGGCGCTGCTGGCCGAGCCGGAGTTGCTGGTCCTGGACGAGGCCTGGACCGGGCTGGACGGGGCGGCCCGGGGGACGCTCGACGACGCGGTGCGGGCGCGGGTGGCGGCGGGCGGCACGGTCGTCTTCGTCGACCACGATCCGCTTCGGCTGGCGGGCGAGGCGAGCGCGGTGCGCCGCGTCGAGCAGGGGCGGCTGGTGGCGGTGCCGGTGACGGCGGCGGTGGCGGGCCCGGATCCTGAAGTGCGCGTCATCGTCGAGGCCGTCGGGGCGGGCGAACCGCCCGCGCTGCCCGGCGGAGTGCGGGCCGTGTACGGGACGGCCGGGCCGGGGCGCGTACGGATCACGGTGCCGGCGGGGGAGTCGGACGCGGTGCTGCGGGCGCTGCTGGGGGCCGATCCGGCCTGGCGCATCCGTTCGGTACGGCCCGAGGACGACGGGAGCGGCTCGTGA
- a CDS encoding GTP-binding protein, with the protein MKILIAGGFGVGKTTMVGAISEVPPLRTEEYLTRASIGIDDLDGTPDKSTTTVALDFGRITVTSDLVVYLFGTPGQERFWFMWNDLVHGALGAVVLVDTRRLAVSFASIDFFESRGIPFVVAVNRFDGVEDRTYDEVRAALDLDRQVPLVMSDVRDRTACRDLLLTLVDHVMEPESIV; encoded by the coding sequence ATGAAGATCCTCATCGCCGGCGGCTTCGGCGTCGGCAAGACCACCATGGTCGGCGCGATCAGCGAAGTGCCCCCGCTGCGCACCGAGGAGTATCTGACCCGCGCCAGCATCGGCATCGACGACCTGGACGGCACCCCCGACAAGTCCACCACCACCGTGGCCCTGGACTTCGGCCGGATCACCGTCACCTCCGATCTCGTCGTCTATCTCTTCGGGACCCCCGGCCAGGAGCGCTTCTGGTTCATGTGGAACGACCTCGTCCACGGCGCCCTGGGCGCCGTCGTCCTGGTCGACACCCGCCGGCTCGCCGTCAGCTTCGCCTCGATCGACTTCTTCGAGAGCCGCGGCATCCCCTTCGTCGTCGCCGTCAACCGCTTCGACGGCGTCGAGGACCGCACCTACGACGAGGTCCGCGCCGCCCTCGACCTCGACCGCCAGGTGCCGCTGGTGATGTCCGACGTACGCGACCGCACCGCGTGCCGCGACCTGTTGCTGACCCTCGTCGATCACGTCATGGAGCCCGAGTCCATCGTGTGA
- a CDS encoding 5'-methylthioadenosine/S-adenosylhomocysteine nucleosidase family protein: MTARESAGLLVNTQPGAGSSAWIGLRVRPVHPAPDRAEALSAERMWLAAQWDVQGSAVRRFEVRYTNDPDSGLVTCTLLGVAYSADATEAATAAVALRAGLLRVPPHLRAEPILDQAELHGALAPFGIAPGGIAEVRKRLTPIPGHGGTALLHPLHPSGPSWAPLWAHLAGHPQRAMVSVCLEPSRLAPAHLDWLRNLAREYARLADAGQRPGPRNPYEIHGGADPLVRQARQSYEDALRRYGDRTFRMRVSVAAEGPLPPHLSRSLADLLGGVDIPVHPAETEQAARDVRTVGRSRPQAGAPDRILADLVDLPEATAAFRLPYGAEVFGGAERPRALAVVLTALELEYQAVRKRLTDLEVARHPGGLIVETGTLPGTPWRVALAAIGPGTLNAAAVTQLISGWLEPRALFFVGVAGGLREEIALGDVVVATKIYSYEGGKETPDGFHARPEAWLASFRLQQEAGFALRGEPGIHFKPIAAGDVVLSATDSVLARRLALHYSDAVAVEMEGSGVAHAAHIAGDLPTLVIRGISDHADGDKSRTDGEGWQPRAADRAAAAALAVIAGLDPGA; encoded by the coding sequence GTGACGGCCCGGGAATCCGCCGGACTGCTGGTCAACACACAGCCCGGAGCGGGCAGTTCGGCATGGATCGGGCTGCGGGTGCGTCCCGTGCACCCCGCTCCGGACCGCGCCGAGGCGCTCAGCGCGGAGCGGATGTGGCTGGCGGCCCAATGGGACGTCCAGGGATCGGCCGTCCGCCGGTTCGAGGTCCGCTACACCAACGACCCGGACTCGGGGCTGGTGACGTGCACCCTGCTGGGCGTCGCATACTCCGCGGACGCGACGGAGGCCGCCACGGCCGCCGTCGCACTGCGGGCCGGCCTGCTGCGGGTCCCGCCGCATCTGCGCGCCGAGCCGATCCTCGACCAGGCTGAACTGCACGGCGCCCTCGCCCCGTTCGGCATCGCGCCGGGCGGCATCGCCGAGGTGCGCAAGCGGCTGACCCCGATCCCGGGCCACGGGGGCACCGCCCTCCTCCATCCGCTGCACCCGTCCGGCCCGTCCTGGGCGCCGCTGTGGGCCCATCTCGCCGGGCACCCGCAACGGGCCATGGTCAGCGTGTGCCTGGAGCCGTCCCGGCTGGCACCGGCCCACCTGGACTGGCTGCGCAACCTGGCCAGGGAGTACGCGCGTCTCGCGGACGCCGGTCAGCGGCCGGGGCCGCGCAATCCCTACGAGATCCACGGCGGCGCGGATCCACTCGTGCGGCAGGCCCGGCAGTCGTACGAGGACGCGCTCCGCCGCTACGGTGACCGGACCTTCCGGATGCGTGTGTCGGTCGCCGCCGAGGGGCCGTTGCCGCCGCATCTGTCCCGCTCCCTGGCCGACCTGCTGGGCGGGGTGGACATCCCGGTCCATCCGGCGGAGACGGAGCAGGCCGCCCGTGACGTCCGTACGGTCGGCAGGAGCCGGCCCCAGGCGGGCGCGCCGGACCGGATCCTGGCCGACCTGGTCGACCTGCCCGAGGCCACGGCGGCCTTCCGGCTGCCCTATGGCGCCGAGGTGTTCGGCGGTGCGGAGCGGCCCCGCGCCCTGGCCGTCGTCCTGACCGCCCTCGAACTCGAGTACCAGGCCGTCAGAAAGCGCCTCACCGACCTCGAAGTCGCCCGCCACCCCGGCGGGCTGATCGTCGAGACCGGCACCCTTCCCGGCACCCCCTGGCGGGTGGCGCTGGCCGCCATCGGCCCCGGCACCCTCAACGCCGCCGCCGTCACCCAGCTGATCAGTGGCTGGCTGGAGCCCAGAGCGCTGTTCTTCGTGGGCGTCGCGGGCGGCCTGCGCGAGGAGATCGCCCTCGGTGACGTGGTCGTCGCCACCAAGATCTACTCCTACGAGGGCGGCAAGGAGACCCCCGACGGCTTCCACGCCCGCCCCGAGGCCTGGCTCGCCTCCTTCCGCCTTCAGCAGGAGGCCGGATTCGCCCTGCGCGGCGAGCCCGGCATCCACTTCAAGCCCATCGCCGCAGGCGACGTCGTGCTGAGCGCCACGGACTCCGTCCTGGCCCGGCGCCTGGCGCTTCACTACAGCGACGCCGTCGCCGTCGAAATGGAGGGCTCCGGAGTCGCCCACGCCGCCCACATCGCCGGCGACCTGCCCACCCTCGTCATCCGGGGCATCAGCGACCACGCCGACGGCGACAAGTCCCGCACGGACGGCGAAGGCTGGCAGCCCCGAGCCGCCGACCGCGCCGCCGCGGCCGCGCTCGCCGTCATCGCGGGCCTGGACCCGGGCGCTTGA
- a CDS encoding ABC transporter, producing MIALLRYQLALLARSHRWLPPLLLYGAVMAIGVAQGGQPLLDSLGWAAAGLLPSAAWTVRICVTGEPPAARACVAAASGPGRAHLAAVLAALVFSTLLGVGGALLVTGIADPHTADHLTYIPRGPAAVAGLAAVVVSALTGTAVGVLTGPPVLRRAGWSILATALSAVLVLVTSGSPANAAVTGLVTGSRTGVIGFPLLPLVAAGVVTTLATAFACRLAGKGQTLAGT from the coding sequence GTGATCGCGTTGTTGCGCTACCAACTCGCCCTGCTGGCCCGTTCGCACCGCTGGCTCCCGCCGCTGCTGCTGTACGGGGCCGTCATGGCCATCGGCGTGGCGCAGGGCGGGCAGCCGCTGCTGGACTCGCTCGGCTGGGCCGCCGCCGGGCTGCTGCCCTCGGCCGCCTGGACGGTGCGGATCTGCGTCACCGGCGAGCCCCCGGCGGCCCGGGCCTGTGTCGCGGCCGCCTCGGGTCCGGGCCGGGCGCATCTGGCGGCGGTGCTGGCGGCGCTCGTCTTCTCGACGCTGCTCGGCGTGGGCGGTGCGCTGCTCGTCACGGGGATCGCCGATCCGCACACCGCCGACCACCTCACGTACATCCCGCGCGGCCCCGCCGCCGTCGCCGGACTTGCGGCCGTCGTCGTCTCCGCGCTGACCGGCACCGCCGTCGGAGTCCTCACCGGCCCGCCCGTGCTGCGGCGGGCGGGCTGGTCGATCCTGGCAACGGCCCTGTCCGCCGTACTGGTTCTGGTCACCTCCGGCTCCCCGGCGAACGCCGCCGTCACCGGGCTCGTCACCGGCTCCCGTACCGGCGTGATCGGCTTTCCGCTGCTGCCGTTGGTGGCCGCGGGCGTCGTGACCACATTGGCCACGGCGTTCGCCTGCCGACTCGCGGGCAAGGGCCAGACTTTGGCCGGAACATGA
- a CDS encoding glycosyltransferase family 2 protein, translated as MTDVSTEPRPQAGAEPGSGSRFRHIPALAYDYDRFSRLTGPITEPPPDGTPYRVRYRKLLGKETRRLRVVLLMVLAPLVEAALLGWLLMPEHWSQRPFEPREWLLRLDKVVLGTIIVIEFFRLLQIVSNAHGTLFARDPIPVRAESGTRVAFITTCVPGKEPLDMVRRTLTAATRIRHRGTVHVWLLDEGDDPEMRALCAELGVHHFSRKGVGKYNMRKGPYRARTKHGNYNGWLDAHGDGYDFLACVDTDHVPHANFLERMLGYFRDPDVAFVVGPQVYGNYDSLVTKAAESQQFLFHAVVQRAGNRYGSPMFVGTNNAVRISALKQIGGLYDSITEDMATGLEFHCRRNPVTRRKWRSVYTPDVLAVGEGPSSWTDFFGQQLRWSRGTYETLFKHFWRVGWRLSPGRLFNYLLMVAFYPMSGISCILGGLSSVLYLVFGASGVSVSTASWMMLYCDAALLQIGLYSVNRRHNVSPHEPEGSTGVGGMAMGAMATPIYATSLVAAFLRLPATFKVTPKGDSSSPDRILTFRMHLLWAVVFGGAFVASFWTGYTYLAMRIWAVLALVFSLMPLIIWRVQVSRSRRKRRAAAREAAREAIA; from the coding sequence ATGACAGACGTATCCACCGAGCCGAGACCGCAGGCGGGGGCAGAGCCCGGTTCGGGTTCGCGGTTCCGGCACATTCCCGCACTCGCCTACGACTACGACCGCTTCAGCCGGCTCACCGGCCCGATCACCGAGCCGCCGCCGGACGGCACTCCGTACCGGGTGCGCTACCGCAAGCTGCTGGGCAAGGAGACCCGGCGGCTGCGCGTCGTCCTGCTGATGGTGCTGGCCCCGCTGGTCGAAGCGGCGCTGCTGGGCTGGCTGCTGATGCCCGAGCACTGGTCGCAACGGCCCTTCGAGCCGCGCGAGTGGCTGCTGCGGCTGGACAAGGTGGTGCTCGGCACGATCATCGTGATCGAGTTCTTCCGGCTGCTGCAGATCGTGTCCAACGCGCACGGCACGCTCTTCGCCCGCGATCCGATACCCGTGCGGGCCGAGTCCGGCACCCGCGTCGCCTTCATCACCACCTGCGTACCCGGCAAGGAACCGCTGGACATGGTGCGCAGGACTCTGACGGCCGCGACGCGCATCCGGCACCGGGGCACCGTGCACGTCTGGCTGCTCGACGAGGGCGACGACCCGGAGATGAGGGCGCTCTGCGCAGAGTTGGGTGTGCATCACTTCTCGCGCAAGGGCGTGGGCAAGTACAACATGCGCAAGGGGCCCTACCGCGCGAGGACCAAGCACGGCAACTACAACGGCTGGCTGGACGCCCACGGCGACGGCTACGACTTCCTGGCCTGCGTGGACACCGATCACGTCCCGCACGCCAACTTCCTTGAGCGGATGCTCGGGTACTTCCGCGACCCGGATGTCGCCTTCGTCGTCGGCCCGCAGGTCTACGGCAACTACGACTCGCTGGTCACCAAGGCCGCCGAGAGCCAGCAGTTCCTCTTCCACGCCGTGGTCCAGCGGGCCGGGAACCGCTACGGCTCCCCCATGTTCGTCGGGACGAACAACGCGGTGCGGATCAGTGCGCTCAAGCAGATCGGCGGCCTGTACGACTCGATCACCGAGGACATGGCGACCGGCCTGGAGTTCCACTGCCGCCGCAATCCCGTCACCAGGCGCAAGTGGAGATCCGTCTACACCCCGGACGTGCTGGCGGTCGGCGAGGGCCCCAGCTCGTGGACGGACTTCTTCGGCCAGCAACTGCGCTGGAGCCGGGGCACGTACGAGACGCTGTTCAAGCACTTCTGGCGGGTCGGCTGGCGGCTGTCCCCCGGGCGGCTGTTCAACTACCTGCTGATGGTGGCCTTCTACCCGATGTCGGGCATCTCCTGCATCCTCGGCGGCCTCAGCTCCGTCCTCTACCTGGTCTTCGGCGCCTCGGGCGTCAGCGTCTCCACGGCAAGCTGGATGATGCTGTACTGCGACGCGGCCCTGCTCCAGATCGGCCTGTACTCGGTCAACCGCCGCCACAATGTCAGCCCCCACGAGCCCGAGGGCTCCACCGGCGTCGGCGGCATGGCGATGGGCGCCATGGCCACCCCGATCTACGCCACCTCCCTGGTGGCGGCCTTCCTCCGGCTCCCGGCGACCTTCAAGGTCACCCCGAAGGGCGACTCCTCCAGCCCGGACCGGATCCTCACCTTCCGTATGCACCTGCTCTGGGCCGTGGTCTTCGGCGGCGCCTTCGTGGCCTCCTTCTGGACCGGCTACACGTATCTGGCGATGAGGATCTGGGCTGTCCTGGCCCTGGTGTTCTCGCTGATGCCGTTGATCATCTGGCGGGTCCAGGTCTCGCGCAGCCGCCGCAAACGCAGGGCCGCCGCGCGCGAAGCGGCCCGCGAGGCAATCGCGTAA
- a CDS encoding sensor histidine kinase, whose amino-acid sequence MGGRTRTRRLPLRTVLIVLALVPSVALTGLLTLGMYQLGQEWRDEDAQRSLASNVGGPAQQLLSALQKERRLTAEALADASAPHDELTAQRAETDRQAARFRPLARLDTSHGHVGIKEALTAVVRQLDGLDAERRAVDAGASGQDKAYAYYTGAVVADLSVFTSLGNNASGEVTVAAQTLVDLFGVTEMISREDAVLARGWKSGRLEFGAYDMFLDSIGTQEYLLEYRVEPSLSGREAALYRTLAASRLWTDKRELEERLIGAVTDGTRGGQVLVPIGQAQWRGTVDRATPELDRVLQARVDTVTSLADSSAHRLWLILLTVSVLGAATVALVIGISWRLATLLRRRILTLRDEAKELQARLPEVVARLERGEDVDVAAEVPATGADRDADPEARPDANGAYHADELGELAQALDLARLSAVTTAVRQAEQHRGFERLLQRIARRTQLLIGLQLRKLDEMERKHEDPEVLEGLFDLDHLTARLRRYEENLVILGGGQPQRRWRKPVPLLDVLRAAQGEVQDYRRISVDVEGSPWVSEWAVGALTHILAELMENAAAFSKPPTPVEVRAGRVGRGIVVEIEDRGLGMTPDQYAAANALMQDPPLLDVMTRADDVRLGLYVVARLSAGLGVQVELRPSAFGGSRVIVLVPERYVAVRPQPGPVPPGGGPDDLPPQHSGPRRHAAADPAAVALAQQEGRLPTRSRAHAAPDPGVPAGFAEPAGSVPPVPPLPLTGPDFPLPQRVRQASLADGLRQPTAEDFTPPPEPRRSGATIGAFQRQSRKARTRSPMTTTED is encoded by the coding sequence GTGGGTGGAAGAACGCGTACGCGAAGGCTTCCGCTGCGCACGGTACTTATCGTCCTGGCCCTCGTCCCCAGCGTCGCCCTCACCGGGCTGCTGACCCTGGGCATGTACCAACTGGGCCAGGAGTGGCGGGACGAGGACGCGCAGCGGAGCCTGGCGTCGAATGTCGGCGGCCCGGCGCAGCAACTGCTGTCCGCCCTGCAGAAGGAACGACGGCTCACCGCCGAGGCGCTGGCGGACGCCTCGGCGCCGCACGACGAACTGACCGCGCAGCGCGCCGAGACCGACCGGCAGGCGGCCCGGTTCCGCCCGCTGGCCCGGCTGGACACCAGCCACGGCCACGTCGGCATCAAGGAGGCGCTCACGGCCGTGGTGCGCCAGCTCGACGGACTCGACGCCGAGCGCCGCGCGGTGGACGCCGGAGCGTCCGGCCAGGACAAGGCGTACGCGTACTACACCGGGGCGGTCGTGGCCGACCTGTCGGTGTTCACCTCGCTGGGCAACAACGCGAGCGGAGAGGTCACGGTCGCGGCGCAGACGCTGGTGGACCTCTTCGGCGTGACGGAGATGATCTCCCGCGAGGACGCGGTGCTGGCCCGGGGCTGGAAGTCCGGGCGGCTGGAGTTCGGCGCGTACGACATGTTCCTCGACTCCATCGGTACGCAGGAGTACCTGCTGGAGTACCGGGTGGAGCCCTCGCTCAGCGGCAGGGAGGCCGCGCTGTACCGCACGCTGGCGGCCAGCCGGCTCTGGACGGACAAGCGCGAGCTGGAGGAACGGCTGATCGGGGCGGTGACCGACGGCACCCGCGGCGGACAGGTCCTCGTCCCCATCGGCCAGGCGCAGTGGCGCGGCACGGTGGACCGGGCCACCCCGGAGCTGGACCGGGTGCTGCAGGCCCGGGTGGACACCGTCACGTCACTGGCGGACAGCAGCGCCCACCGGCTCTGGCTCATCCTGCTGACCGTGAGCGTGCTGGGCGCCGCCACCGTGGCCCTGGTGATCGGCATCAGCTGGCGGCTGGCCACCCTGCTGCGCCGCCGCATCCTGACCCTGCGCGACGAGGCCAAGGAGCTGCAGGCCAGACTGCCCGAGGTGGTCGCGCGGCTGGAGCGCGGCGAGGACGTCGACGTGGCGGCCGAGGTCCCCGCGACCGGCGCCGACCGCGACGCCGACCCGGAGGCCCGCCCCGATGCCAACGGCGCCTACCACGCCGACGAGTTGGGCGAGCTGGCCCAGGCCCTCGACCTGGCCCGGCTCAGCGCGGTGACCACCGCCGTACGCCAGGCCGAGCAGCACCGCGGCTTCGAGCGGCTGCTCCAGCGCATCGCGCGCCGCACCCAGCTGCTGATCGGCCTGCAGCTGAGGAAGCTCGACGAGATGGAGCGCAAGCACGAGGACCCCGAGGTCCTGGAGGGCCTGTTCGACCTCGACCACCTCACCGCCCGGCTGCGCCGCTACGAGGAGAACCTGGTCATCCTCGGCGGCGGCCAGCCGCAGCGCCGCTGGCGCAAGCCGGTGCCGCTGCTGGACGTGCTGCGGGCCGCCCAGGGCGAGGTGCAGGACTACCGCCGGATCTCCGTGGACGTCGAGGGCAGCCCCTGGGTCTCCGAGTGGGCCGTCGGCGCCCTCACCCACATCCTCGCCGAACTGATGGAGAACGCCGCCGCCTTCTCCAAGCCGCCCACCCCCGTCGAGGTCCGCGCCGGGCGGGTCGGCCGCGGCATCGTCGTGGAGATCGAGGACCGCGGCCTGGGCATGACACCCGATCAGTACGCCGCCGCCAACGCCCTCATGCAGGACCCGCCGCTGCTCGACGTCATGACCCGCGCCGACGACGTCCGCCTCGGGCTGTACGTGGTGGCCCGGCTGTCGGCCGGCCTCGGCGTGCAGGTGGAGCTGCGCCCGTCGGCGTTCGGCGGTTCCCGGGTCATCGTCCTGGTGCCCGAGCGGTACGTGGCCGTACGCCCGCAGCCCGGTCCGGTGCCGCCCGGCGGCGGGCCGGACGACCTGCCGCCGCAGCACTCCGGGCCGCGCAGGCACGCCGCCGCCGACCCCGCGGCGGTGGCCCTGGCCCAGCAGGAGGGGCGGCTGCCGACCAGGTCGCGCGCGCACGCGGCCCCGGACCCCGGGGTGCCGGCCGGCTTCGCCGAACCCGCGGGTTCCGTCCCGCCCGTCCCGCCCCTCCCGCTCACCGGACCGGACTTCCCGCTGCCCCAGCGGGTGCGTCAGGCCAGCCTCGCCGACGGGCTGCGGCAGCCGACCGCCGAGGACTTCACGCCGCCCCCCGAGCCCCGCCGGTCCGGGGCCACCATCGGGGCCTTCCAGCGTCAGTCGCGCAAGGCCAGAACCCGCTCACCCATGACCACGACGGAAGACTGA
- a CDS encoding AIM24 family protein produces the protein MRSDLFATENTAQPAERPGMTLQNAKSIKYAVSGECYARQGAMIAYRGSLQFEVKGQGVGKFLKRALTGEGLPLMSVRGQGEAWFAHEAANCFVIDLDQGDALTINGRNVLVFDPSLSYEIRTIKGAGMVGGGLFNSVFTGQGRLGIICEGNPIIIPVTPQAPVYVDTDAVVGWTAALQTSLHRSQSFGSMLRGGSGEAVQLALQGEGFVIVRPSEASPQQSGAH, from the coding sequence GTGCGTAGCGACCTCTTCGCGACCGAGAACACGGCGCAGCCGGCCGAACGGCCCGGCATGACCCTGCAGAACGCCAAGTCGATCAAGTACGCCGTCAGCGGCGAGTGCTACGCCCGGCAGGGCGCGATGATCGCCTATCGCGGCAGCCTGCAGTTCGAGGTGAAGGGGCAGGGGGTCGGCAAGTTCCTCAAGCGTGCCCTCACCGGCGAGGGCCTGCCCCTGATGTCGGTGCGCGGCCAGGGCGAGGCCTGGTTCGCCCACGAGGCCGCCAACTGCTTCGTCATCGACCTCGACCAGGGGGACGCCCTCACCATAAACGGCCGCAACGTCCTGGTCTTCGACCCGAGCCTCAGCTACGAGATCAGGACCATCAAGGGCGCGGGCATGGTCGGCGGCGGCCTCTTCAACAGCGTCTTCACCGGCCAGGGCCGGCTCGGCATCATCTGCGAGGGCAACCCCATCATCATCCCCGTCACCCCGCAGGCCCCCGTGTACGTCGACACGGACGCGGTCGTCGGCTGGACCGCCGCCCTCCAGACCTCCCTGCACCGCTCCCAGAGCTTCGGCTCCATGCTGCGCGGCGGCTCGGGCGAGGCCGTGCAACTCGCGCTGCAGGGCGAGGGCTTCGTCATCGTCCGGCCCAGCGAGGCCTCGCCCCAGCAGTCCGGCGCCCACTGA
- a CDS encoding intradiol ring-cleavage dioxygenase, producing the protein MRPETEVTSLSRRRAIQVAGAGAVAVSAGATVAAAASSADAADRGLGHRPKPAPEPCLALTAEQVEGPYYLDYNLVRRDITEDYPGVPLRLRLKVIDETTCRPLRGAAVDIWHCSAVGEYSGYDPMGGGGGGGPTGPPPSGTPTDAPTGPPPGGGGGGHAEPTNDLTFLRGTQLTNRHGVVEFDTLFPGWYQGRAIHIHTKVKVDGELTDDGYEGGHQCHTGQFYFEEEAVLQMVGLDPYVTNTATRVLLDEDGIYPGGGVTGGLLKLRYRKGHIERGVLGVITMSVDPAAVNSGSGAQPSASASASASASASAS; encoded by the coding sequence GTGAGACCTGAGACAGAAGTGACGTCGCTTTCCCGCCGCAGGGCCATTCAGGTCGCCGGTGCCGGCGCCGTCGCGGTGAGTGCCGGTGCCACGGTCGCGGCCGCCGCCTCGTCGGCCGACGCGGCCGACCGCGGCCTGGGCCACCGGCCCAAGCCCGCCCCGGAGCCGTGCCTGGCGCTGACGGCGGAGCAGGTCGAGGGCCCGTACTACCTCGACTACAACCTGGTGCGCCGGGACATCACCGAGGACTACCCGGGGGTGCCGCTGCGGCTGCGGCTGAAGGTCATCGACGAGACCACCTGCCGGCCGCTGCGCGGCGCGGCCGTCGACATCTGGCACTGCAGCGCGGTCGGCGAGTACTCCGGCTATGACCCCATGGGCGGTGGCGGCGGTGGCGGCCCGACCGGCCCTCCCCCCAGCGGTACGCCGACCGACGCGCCCACCGGGCCCCCGCCCGGCGGCGGCGGGGGCGGCCACGCGGAGCCGACCAACGACCTGACGTTCCTGCGCGGTACGCAGCTGACGAACCGGCACGGCGTCGTCGAGTTCGACACCCTCTTCCCGGGCTGGTACCAGGGCCGGGCCATCCACATCCACACCAAGGTCAAGGTGGACGGCGAGCTCACGGACGACGGCTACGAGGGCGGCCACCAGTGCCACACCGGGCAGTTCTACTTCGAGGAGGAGGCGGTGCTGCAGATGGTCGGGCTCGACCCGTACGTCACCAACACCGCCACACGGGTCCTGCTCGACGAGGACGGCATCTACCCCGGGGGCGGCGTCACCGGCGGCCTGCTCAAACTGCGTTACCGCAAGGGGCACATCGAGCGCGGCGTCCTCGGCGTCATCACCATGAGCGTCGACCCGGCGGCCGTCAACTCCGGATCGGGCGCCCAGCCGTCCGCCTCGGCCTCCGCTTCCGCCTCCGCCTCGGCCTCCGCTTCGTGA
- a CDS encoding roadblock/LC7 domain-containing protein, with the protein MTQRTTATNTDLDWLLDGLVDQVAGSRHAVVLSDDGLVIGMSSTLIRSDAERLAAVATSQQSLARGVGTLFDGGPVQQVIVELAELWLFVTAAGRGTHLAVIASQEVDAEVMAVAMHTLVLQVGQKLGTPVRTPLAGAGPGGEG; encoded by the coding sequence ATGACGCAGCGAACCACCGCTACCAACACGGACCTCGACTGGCTCCTCGACGGTCTGGTCGACCAGGTGGCCGGCTCCCGCCACGCGGTCGTTCTGTCGGACGACGGTCTGGTGATCGGCATGTCCAGCACCCTCATCCGCTCCGACGCCGAGCGGCTCGCCGCGGTCGCCACCAGCCAGCAGAGCCTCGCCCGCGGCGTCGGCACGCTCTTCGACGGCGGCCCGGTCCAGCAGGTGATCGTGGAACTGGCCGAGCTCTGGCTGTTCGTCACCGCCGCAGGCCGGGGCACCCACCTCGCCGTGATCGCCTCGCAGGAGGTCGACGCCGAGGTCATGGCCGTCGCGATGCACACCCTCGTACTGCAGGTGGGCCAGAAACTGGGCACCCCGGTCCGCACTCCGCTGGCCGGCGCCGGGCCCGGGGGAGAGGGGTGA